The following are encoded in a window of Pseudomonadota bacterium genomic DNA:
- a CDS encoding M81 family metallopeptidase, producing the protein MPRIAIISIMLEVNSFSPVTKEEDFRNSCYLVGEEILEEAAKAAPILAREIKPFIQAMDESGDWTPVPTVCTYYEPWGPIEEGFFKRYLAEVRSILEDEKPLDGIYICNHGAMAATHDEDPDGELYEMVRQVVGPDIPIVVTVDLHANISERMMDNADIIISYKTNPHVDQPERAFEAAHILRRMLTGERFSKSLLRLPITPPSVRLLTGSEGTYADAIREAREAEQENDGLVSVSVVGSFSFADLSKCGLTIIAYGQEEAANDITNKLARDIWAKRDDFRVELTSIDEAIEGAVAAGHSGGTKKICLADVADNPGGGGCGNTTGLLLPLIESGAENVCFGLFSDPDVAAEAHERGVGAVFEAVFNRKPAYEFTQTFAKEVEVLHLSNGFVAGRRGCRAGRTMKLGLSAALKIGGITLLVISRRMQMYDPALIEEFDLDIASFSTVALKSRGHFRAGFDIFFDEDEIFEVDAPGLTTPVLTRFDWKGLPRPCYPIDEDTTWDPLIK; encoded by the coding sequence ATGCCGAGGATTGCAATAATTTCAATAATGTTGGAGGTAAATTCTTTTTCGCCCGTAACGAAAGAGGAAGATTTTCGAAATTCTTGCTATTTGGTTGGCGAAGAAATACTTGAGGAAGCAGCAAAGGCTGCACCAATCCTCGCTCGGGAAATCAAGCCCTTCATTCAGGCAATGGATGAAAGTGGTGATTGGACCCCAGTGCCGACTGTTTGCACTTACTACGAACCATGGGGGCCGATTGAAGAGGGCTTCTTTAAACGGTATCTTGCGGAGGTCCGATCAATACTAGAAGATGAAAAGCCGTTAGACGGTATTTATATTTGTAATCATGGTGCCATGGCGGCCACCCATGACGAGGACCCAGATGGTGAACTATATGAAATGGTACGCCAAGTGGTCGGGCCTGATATCCCTATAGTCGTAACGGTGGATCTTCATGCAAATATTTCCGAACGCATGATGGATAATGCTGATATTATTATCTCCTATAAGACTAATCCGCATGTCGATCAGCCAGAAAGAGCATTCGAAGCAGCGCATATTTTACGTCGGATGTTAACTGGTGAGCGGTTCTCGAAGAGTCTGCTGCGTTTGCCAATTACGCCACCTTCAGTAAGGCTCTTAACGGGCTCAGAGGGTACTTATGCTGATGCTATCAGAGAAGCGCGAGAAGCAGAGCAGGAAAATGATGGACTAGTAAGCGTATCAGTTGTGGGTTCATTCTCATTTGCAGATTTGTCAAAATGCGGGCTGACCATAATCGCTTATGGTCAAGAGGAAGCAGCGAATGATATCACAAATAAGCTCGCCAGAGATATTTGGGCAAAACGGGACGACTTTCGAGTTGAGTTGACATCTATCGATGAAGCTATTGAAGGAGCTGTAGCCGCCGGTCATTCGGGAGGTACAAAAAAGATTTGTTTAGCTGATGTTGCTGATAACCCCGGTGGCGGAGGCTGTGGCAATACAACAGGTTTACTTTTACCTCTAATAGAATCTGGTGCTGAAAACGTCTGTTTTGGTTTATTTTCAGATCCGGATGTTGCCGCAGAAGCGCATGAGAGGGGGGTGGGTGCTGTATTCGAAGCGGTTTTCAACCGAAAGCCAGCCTATGAATTTACACAAACTTTCGCTAAAGAAGTCGAGGTCTTGCATTTATCGAATGGTTTTGTTGCGGGTCGTCGAGGCTGCCGAGCTGGACGAACAATGAAATTGGGTTTGAGTGCAGCACTGAAGATAGGAGGAATTACTTTGCTCGTAATAAGCAGGCGTATGCAAATGTATGATCCGGCTTTGATCGAAGAGTTTGACCTTGATATCGCCTCATTTTCAACGGTTGCACTTAAATCACGGGGGCATTTTCGTGCAGGATTTGATATATTTTTTGACGAGGATGAAATCTTTGAGGTTGATGCCCCGGGTCTCACGACACCTGTGCTTACACGTTTCGATTGGAAAGGCTTGCCTCGGCCGTGTTATCCCATTGACGAAGACACAACATGGGATCCATTAATTAAATAA
- a CDS encoding MmgE/PrpD family protein, which yields MNNKLTTAALAEHVIEARLEDIPDEVINEAHRTLLNWVAVAVGGCRHQSVDIILQTMPAANRNASIFGRAERTDALNAALANGISSHVFDFDDTHLATAIHPAGPVLSAVMPLIENKRIDGRELIHSLILGVDITCRLGLAVSPDHYDIGWHISSTAGIFGAAAAASRLLQNSEKQTRWAFGLAATQSSGMREMFGSMCKSFHIGNAAKNGLMSAMLAKNGFTSSEQGIEAKRGWANVTSSKHNLSLATNELGKKFLIMDNSYKPYACGVVVHPGIDGCVQLRNEHNLLPNEIERVDLRVNPLVLELTGKKSPKTGLEGKFSIHHACAVALQHGKGGEKEFSNSAVNDPLTRALRDKVHAKVDTSIAASAMVIHITTKDGRSLSKEIKKVLGSLENPLGDSALDNKTRDLCQPILGKEKTEALIEICRNMAFLQDSSKVVRTATL from the coding sequence ATGAATAATAAACTAACCACAGCGGCTCTTGCCGAACACGTAATCGAAGCACGTCTGGAAGATATACCCGATGAAGTTATCAACGAAGCACACCGCACACTTTTAAATTGGGTAGCCGTAGCTGTCGGTGGGTGCAGGCACCAATCAGTAGACATAATACTTCAGACTATGCCGGCAGCGAACAGAAATGCGTCTATTTTCGGCCGAGCTGAAAGGACGGATGCACTGAATGCTGCATTAGCAAATGGTATTTCTAGTCATGTTTTTGATTTTGATGATACACACCTGGCGACTGCCATTCATCCTGCTGGCCCTGTCCTATCGGCAGTAATGCCACTTATTGAAAATAAAAGGATAGATGGGAGGGAATTGATACACTCCTTGATTCTTGGAGTTGATATTACATGCCGGCTCGGCTTGGCAGTATCGCCAGATCATTACGATATTGGTTGGCACATTTCTAGCACTGCCGGTATTTTTGGCGCCGCGGCCGCAGCTAGTCGCTTGCTTCAAAATTCTGAAAAACAGACACGTTGGGCGTTCGGACTGGCAGCGACACAAAGCTCCGGAATGCGTGAAATGTTTGGCTCAATGTGCAAAAGCTTTCATATCGGTAATGCGGCAAAAAATGGATTAATGTCGGCAATGCTTGCCAAGAATGGTTTTACAAGCTCGGAACAAGGGATAGAAGCAAAACGAGGTTGGGCAAATGTAACTTCGAGCAAACACAACCTTAGCCTTGCAACCAATGAACTTGGAAAAAAATTCTTGATTATGGATAATAGCTATAAGCCATATGCATGCGGTGTTGTTGTGCATCCCGGTATAGACGGTTGTGTACAATTAAGGAATGAGCACAATCTCTTACCAAATGAGATCGAACGGGTTGATCTAAGAGTAAATCCATTAGTTCTTGAACTTACTGGAAAGAAGAGTCCAAAAACAGGCTTAGAGGGCAAATTCAGCATCCATCATGCTTGTGCAGTTGCGCTCCAACACGGCAAGGGTGGCGAGAAAGAATTTTCCAACAGCGCTGTTAACGATCCATTGACGCGGGCACTAAGAGACAAGGTGCATGCTAAGGTTGATACATCCATCGCTGCAAGCGCAATGGTAATTCACATTACAACCAAAGATGGGCGCTCACTATCTAAAGAGATAAAAAAAGTATTGGGCAGTCTGGAAAATCCACTTGGAGATAGTGCACTAGATAACAAAACTAGGGATCTCTGCCAGCCAATTTTGGGTAAAGAAAAAACAGAAGCCTTAATAGAAATCTGCCGAAATATGGCTTTTTTGCAGGATTCCTCAAAAGTTGTCAGAACGGCAACGCTATAA
- a CDS encoding MFS transporter → MTNSIRRWLTMGCLMLAGESIFLLPYMRKTFQTSIEEVFTISSTELGFLSSMFGILALACYFPGGWLADRFSIRTLLSTSLIATGLGGFFILTIPSFTQLLILHAFWGITSILTFWAALLKATRIWGTPETQGTSFGLLEGGRGIVAALIVTAATAAFAFSDGNADPHAGLNSVVWVYSITPILAGLAVWLIFARDETNTTRTNDRTRDTANLIKKTARIPEVWLLAVIIFFAYFIYTGSYYFPAYVERGLGETKLFGAQLGVFRDWLRPAAAIAAGIVADRIGISRGIAIGFLVLIVLYGTLLFAPSNTSTYQFLFSQVAVISIMVFALRAIYFALMEECKIPVILTGITVGIVSTLAYTPDIFSHIIAGLFLDYFKGIDGFRYFFGLLSVMAVAGLASTLALRHKLRNLKIKKAPSI, encoded by the coding sequence ATGACTAACTCAATCCGCAGATGGCTGACGATGGGCTGCTTGATGCTTGCAGGTGAGTCCATATTCTTATTGCCCTACATGCGAAAAACATTTCAAACTTCAATTGAAGAAGTTTTCACAATATCGAGTACTGAGCTCGGATTCCTCAGCTCTATGTTCGGCATACTGGCGCTCGCCTGCTATTTCCCAGGTGGCTGGCTCGCTGACCGTTTTTCAATTCGAACTCTATTGAGCACATCTCTTATCGCTACTGGGTTAGGTGGTTTTTTTATCCTTACCATTCCTAGTTTCACACAATTGCTCATATTACATGCTTTTTGGGGTATAACCTCTATCCTGACATTTTGGGCCGCTTTACTGAAGGCAACACGCATATGGGGAACACCGGAGACACAAGGCACAAGTTTTGGACTGCTTGAGGGTGGTCGTGGCATTGTCGCCGCTTTGATAGTAACGGCAGCCACTGCAGCATTCGCATTTTCAGATGGCAATGCGGACCCACATGCAGGACTAAACTCCGTCGTATGGGTTTATTCGATTACACCAATCTTGGCAGGGCTTGCAGTCTGGCTCATATTCGCAAGAGATGAAACAAATACAACAAGAACTAACGACAGAACCAGAGATACAGCAAATTTAATTAAAAAAACTGCTAGAATTCCAGAAGTATGGTTGCTAGCCGTTATTATTTTTTTTGCCTACTTCATCTATACGGGTTCATATTATTTTCCGGCATACGTCGAAAGAGGCTTAGGGGAAACGAAACTATTTGGAGCTCAACTAGGAGTATTTCGCGACTGGTTGCGCCCGGCGGCAGCAATAGCAGCCGGGATAGTAGCCGATCGGATCGGAATAAGTCGTGGAATAGCAATCGGATTTCTTGTGTTAATTGTGCTTTACGGCACGTTGTTGTTCGCACCTTCAAACACTAGCACATATCAATTTCTTTTTTCACAAGTGGCAGTCATCTCGATAATGGTTTTTGCTCTCAGAGCGATCTATTTCGCGTTAATGGAGGAATGTAAAATACCGGTGATTCTTACCGGTATTACTGTGGGTATTGTGTCAACGCTAGCCTACACCCCAGACATTTTTTCCCATATTATCGCAGGCCTTTTTCTGGATTATTTTAAAGGAATCGATGGGTTTCGTTATTTCTTTGGCTTGCTTTCTGTCATGGCGGTAGCAGGACTTGCGAGCACTCTCGCCTTACGCCACAAGCTTCGTAATTTAAAAATAAAGAAGGCACCCTCCATATGA
- a CDS encoding D-2-hydroxyacid dehydrogenase, with product MKKELPKTLLLHKNPESLAQNIKTHFPNLPLTLIDNYFDVPQSLKTEKPEVFFAFKTGEEGQFPRSAVLNCESVKWIQASGAGVDHWTPWDPTIVTVTNASGIHAEIMAQYTIWSILNQKLGFPRMAERQSQKKWDKKLLQSVVGQTLVIVGYGRIGREVGRVAQAIGLKVIGVRKRPSPCPYAEEVISNCKLQNALGQADFILNVLPLTEETRGFFNNNIFCSIKNGAYLINTGRGHVIDECALLEALKSGKLSGATLDVFADEPLPSNNPLWTTKNVIITPHTAGDAVNWEDAITELFCDNLRRWTNNEKLQNIVDPSRGY from the coding sequence ATGAAAAAGGAACTACCTAAAACCCTACTTTTGCATAAAAATCCTGAATCACTTGCTCAAAATATCAAAACACACTTTCCAAACTTGCCTCTCACATTAATTGATAATTATTTTGATGTTCCCCAATCACTTAAGACGGAAAAACCAGAAGTCTTCTTCGCGTTTAAAACAGGAGAGGAAGGTCAATTTCCCCGTTCAGCAGTGCTCAATTGTGAGAGCGTAAAATGGATACAGGCATCTGGAGCAGGCGTTGACCATTGGACGCCATGGGATCCAACCATCGTAACAGTCACCAATGCATCTGGTATCCATGCTGAAATAATGGCCCAATATACGATCTGGTCAATTCTAAATCAGAAACTAGGTTTTCCCCGAATGGCAGAGCGTCAGTCACAAAAAAAATGGGATAAAAAATTACTCCAGTCGGTCGTCGGACAAACTCTGGTCATCGTAGGATATGGACGAATTGGAAGAGAGGTGGGCCGTGTAGCACAAGCTATTGGGCTGAAGGTTATTGGGGTACGCAAACGTCCGTCTCCATGCCCCTATGCTGAGGAGGTAATTAGCAACTGCAAGCTGCAAAACGCCTTGGGTCAGGCAGATTTTATTTTGAATGTGCTGCCACTAACTGAAGAAACACGGGGGTTTTTTAACAACAATATTTTTTGTTCCATAAAAAATGGCGCCTATCTTATTAATACGGGTAGAGGTCATGTTATAGACGAATGTGCACTATTAGAGGCGCTTAAAAGTGGGAAGCTGTCTGGGGCAACTCTTGATGTCTTCGCTGATGAACCGTTGCCGTCTAACAATCCCCTTTGGACTACCAAAAATGTAATAATCACTCCTCACACCGCTGGTGACGCCGTAAATTGGGAAGACGCGATAACCGAATTATTCTGTGATAATCTGCGGCGGTGGACCAATAATGAGAAACTCCAGAACATTGTTGATCCATCTCGTGGTTACTGA
- a CDS encoding alpha-hydroxy acid oxidase, whose amino-acid sequence MTNFVAYNIEDLRQIAKRKLPRGLFEYIDLGAEDYIALMNNRTVYEELKLKNRVLIDVSERSCGTKIFGTDLKLPFGISPTASAGITWFGGEILLAKAAQRMGVICTAATSAVTPLDEIYEAAGGEHLWFQLYMWNDKELRSRFVERIRDVGYKTLVVTVDGPVGANREHNNRNGYSMPLRYSSRMAGDVLAKPGWIFRVLLRQYLRRGAFKKENYPPELGKKLSDISVKQGQSHTKPDSQCWDDIKRIQDIWPGNLLIKGLYSAEDAVRAAEHGLHGVILSNHGGRYVDNAASPLQITAATRAAVGKNFMIAIDSGPRRGSDIIKAIACGADLVMSGRPTLYGCAVAGEDGAYRALEIFYEEMDRTMAQLGLNGIPDIGPQIFWNPPNWALPPN is encoded by the coding sequence ATGACTAATTTCGTTGCATATAATATCGAAGATCTGCGTCAAATAGCGAAACGGAAACTTCCTCGAGGTCTGTTCGAGTATATTGATTTAGGCGCAGAAGATTATATTGCATTGATGAATAATCGTACGGTTTACGAGGAACTTAAACTTAAAAACCGTGTTTTGATTGATGTATCAGAGCGTTCGTGTGGCACTAAAATTTTTGGTACTGACCTAAAACTGCCATTTGGCATTTCACCAACCGCTTCAGCTGGGATTACATGGTTTGGTGGCGAGATTCTACTTGCAAAAGCAGCACAACGAATGGGCGTTATATGTACTGCGGCCACCAGCGCCGTAACGCCGCTTGATGAGATTTATGAGGCTGCTGGGGGCGAGCACCTTTGGTTTCAACTCTACATGTGGAATGACAAAGAACTTCGATCAAGGTTTGTCGAGCGTATCAGGGACGTTGGCTATAAAACTTTGGTAGTTACTGTAGACGGGCCGGTTGGGGCTAATCGGGAGCATAATAACCGGAATGGATATTCGATGCCACTCCGATACAGCTCTCGTATGGCAGGTGACGTCTTAGCGAAGCCTGGATGGATCTTCAGAGTGTTGTTGAGGCAGTATTTGCGGAGGGGGGCATTTAAAAAGGAGAATTATCCGCCTGAATTAGGAAAAAAACTATCGGATATAAGTGTTAAGCAGGGTCAGAGCCATACCAAGCCTGATAGTCAGTGTTGGGACGATATAAAACGCATTCAAGATATATGGCCGGGAAATTTGCTGATTAAGGGTCTCTATAGTGCAGAGGATGCGGTGCGTGCAGCTGAACACGGGCTCCATGGCGTCATCCTCTCCAATCATGGTGGCCGTTACGTAGATAATGCGGCATCTCCTTTACAGATCACGGCTGCAACCCGAGCAGCGGTTGGGAAGAATTTCATGATTGCCATTGATTCTGGGCCGAGGCGCGGTTCTGACATAATAAAAGCTATTGCTTGTGGAGCAGATTTAGTGATGTCAGGACGTCCAACTCTCTATGGTTGCGCAGTAGCAGGCGAGGATGGTGCCTATAGAGCGCTAGAAATTTTTTATGAGGAAATGGACCGCACAATGGCGCAACTAGGCTTGAACGGTATTCCGGATATTGGTCCTCAAATATTTTGGAATCCCCCAAATTGGGCATTACCGCCAAATTAG
- a CDS encoding alpha-hydroxy acid oxidase, with protein sequence MTNANFGAYNIEDLRQRAKTRVPKGVFDYVDGGAEDGIALKNNRDAYKQLKIKNRVLVDVSKRSIETTIFGKKAAMPYGISPTGTAGLMSFGGEAGVAIAATKMGVPCTVALNAQTAMEEIWDVAGDGNLWFQVYMWPDNDLSMKQINRIKSVGFETLIITVDGPVGSNREYNKRNGFSMPLKYSPTLFAQLLARPGWLIRVLGQHYLKRGAPTMVNYPEELISRITDPMLKHMHTKTDNLTWEHVKRIRDNWPGNLLIKGLHSAEDALIAKERGLDGVILSNHGGRYVDCAPAPLQLLPETRAAVGNDFTVIIDSGARRGSDLVKAVALGADLVMSGRPTLWGAAVAGAEGSFRALEIFYDEMDRVMAQLGLNSISEIGPEIFWNPPDWVPQRRQMLRAAAE encoded by the coding sequence ATGACCAACGCTAATTTTGGTGCCTATAATATCGAAGACTTGCGGCAGAGGGCTAAGACGCGCGTTCCGAAAGGTGTGTTTGATTATGTCGATGGTGGAGCTGAAGACGGTATAGCGCTGAAAAATAATCGTGATGCATACAAACAGCTTAAGATTAAAAATCGTGTTTTAGTTGATGTTTCAAAACGCTCAATCGAAACAACAATTTTCGGGAAAAAGGCCGCTATGCCATACGGTATTTCCCCTACTGGCACCGCTGGTCTTATGTCCTTTGGTGGTGAAGCGGGTGTTGCCATTGCAGCTACAAAGATGGGAGTTCCATGTACTGTCGCCTTAAATGCTCAGACGGCGATGGAGGAAATATGGGATGTGGCTGGTGATGGAAATCTCTGGTTTCAGGTTTATATGTGGCCGGATAATGATCTGAGTATGAAGCAAATAAATCGTATAAAATCGGTAGGCTTTGAGACCTTAATAATTACTGTTGATGGGCCAGTGGGTTCTAACCGTGAATATAATAAGAGAAATGGTTTCTCGATGCCGCTTAAATATTCTCCAACATTATTTGCCCAACTTCTCGCCCGACCCGGATGGCTCATCCGGGTATTGGGCCAGCACTATCTTAAGCGGGGTGCTCCAACTATGGTTAATTACCCTGAAGAACTTATCAGTCGTATCACCGATCCGATGCTCAAGCATATGCATACAAAAACTGATAACCTCACTTGGGAGCATGTTAAGAGAATTCGTGACAACTGGCCGGGCAATCTTTTGATCAAGGGGCTTCACAGCGCTGAAGATGCATTAATAGCGAAAGAAAGGGGGCTCGATGGTGTAATTCTTTCTAATCATGGTGGTCGCTATGTGGACTGTGCGCCGGCACCTCTTCAACTTTTACCGGAGACGAGGGCTGCGGTGGGTAATGACTTTACTGTGATTATAGATAGCGGTGCTCGTCGTGGCTCAGATCTTGTTAAGGCGGTGGCTTTGGGAGCCGACCTTGTAATGTCTGGCCGACCAACGCTATGGGGCGCTGCAGTTGCCGGAGCAGAAGGCTCCTTTCGAGCGCTTGAAATATTCTACGACGAAATGGACCGTGTTATGGCGCAGTTAGGGCTTAATTCCATATCCGAGATTGGCCCTGAGATTTTCTGGAACCCGCCAGATTGGGTGCCGCAGCGGCGGCAGATGCTTCGGGCAGCAGCAGAATAG
- a CDS encoding alpha-hydroxy acid oxidase, translating to MSSDHMGFYNIEDLRQGAKRRLPHGIFEFIDGGAEDGIGVQNNRDAYTSLKVKNRVLIDVSQRSAETEIFGKKIKMPYGISPTGAGGLVYYGGEIGLAKAAARMGVPCTVATNALLPMEEIAEGAGGNLWFQLYMWADKEMSMKFLERVKATGFETLIVTVDGPVGPNREYNKKNGFHTPLKYTPKLISQILARPGWCYRVLLKQYLKRGAFRKENYPEEIERRVTVASEEMSVVKTDRQSWEDIRKIRDMWKGNLLIKGLQSAEDAVLAADEGLEGVILSNHGGRYVDCAAAPLQVLPETKAAVGDRIKIIIDSGARRGSDLVKAIALGADMVMSGRPTLFGAAAANEAGAYRALEIFYDEMDRVMAQLGLNTIEEIGPQIFWNPPEWVPRPQLGFRAAAE from the coding sequence ATGTCTTCTGATCATATGGGTTTTTATAATATTGAAGATTTGCGCCAGGGTGCAAAACGGCGTCTACCACACGGCATATTTGAATTTATAGACGGTGGTGCGGAGGACGGCATCGGCGTGCAAAACAACCGTGATGCGTATACATCTCTTAAGGTCAAAAACCGAGTATTGATTGATGTCTCACAACGATCTGCTGAAACCGAAATTTTTGGTAAAAAAATCAAAATGCCGTACGGCATTTCGCCTACAGGTGCAGGGGGGCTTGTGTATTATGGTGGCGAGATAGGGCTTGCTAAGGCAGCCGCTAGAATGGGTGTTCCCTGTACTGTTGCAACGAATGCATTATTGCCAATGGAAGAAATTGCTGAGGGGGCCGGCGGAAACCTCTGGTTCCAGCTTTACATGTGGGCGGACAAAGAGATGAGTATGAAATTTCTCGAGCGCGTAAAAGCGACGGGGTTCGAAACGCTCATAGTTACGGTCGATGGGCCAGTTGGCCCCAACCGTGAGTATAATAAGAAGAATGGATTCCACACACCGCTGAAATACACTCCAAAGCTAATTTCTCAGATTCTTGCAAGGCCTGGATGGTGTTATCGAGTTCTTTTGAAACAGTATCTTAAACGTGGTGCATTTAGAAAGGAAAACTATCCGGAAGAAATTGAGAGGAGAGTGACTGTAGCATCCGAGGAGATGAGTGTAGTAAAAACCGACCGTCAGTCCTGGGAAGACATCAGAAAGATCCGAGATATGTGGAAGGGCAATCTTTTAATTAAGGGGCTGCAGAGTGCTGAAGATGCTGTTCTAGCGGCAGATGAAGGGCTCGAGGGTGTAATATTATCCAATCATGGTGGACGCTATGTAGATTGTGCGGCGGCACCATTGCAGGTTCTTCCAGAGACGAAAGCAGCAGTTGGTGATCGAATAAAAATAATCATTGATTCTGGAGCTCGCCGTGGATCAGACCTTGTAAAGGCTATAGCACTTGGGGCTGATATGGTGATGTCCGGTCGACCTACGTTATTCGGGGCTGCTGCAGCTAATGAGGCTGGTGCTTACCGTGCTCTCGAAATTTTTTATGATGAGATGGATCGGGTGATGGCCCAATTGGGTCTCAACACCATTGAAGAGATTGGTCCACAGATTTTCTGGAACCCACCTGAATGGGTACCTAGACCCCAGCTTGGCTTTAGAGCTGCCGCCGAATAA
- a CDS encoding thiamine pyrophosphate-dependent enzyme — translation MMETADVMKLFLKYRDDAVVLSGRGGRHWVPITDNEKLDATMGDPAMGGHASYALGIALAQPKKKVVLFDSDGDIHMSMGMLATIAEQAPTNFYHFMLDNEIYATTGGQPVPNAKVVDYSAIATACGYPKAHSYSELSDLEVGMPEILAKEGPVFIHLKVAPTIENTPIGQRKPWNNRDRVKVVQDVRGELVGI, via the coding sequence ATGATGGAAACAGCTGATGTTATGAAACTCTTCCTTAAATACAGAGATGATGCAGTAGTATTATCTGGTCGTGGTGGTCGTCATTGGGTGCCTATTACTGACAACGAGAAACTCGATGCGACTATGGGAGATCCTGCAATGGGTGGACACGCGAGCTATGCTTTGGGTATTGCTCTCGCACAGCCGAAGAAAAAAGTTGTCTTATTTGACTCAGATGGAGACATTCATATGTCGATGGGCATGCTTGCTACAATTGCGGAACAAGCCCCTACAAATTTTTATCATTTCATGCTCGATAATGAGATTTATGCCACCACGGGGGGTCAACCTGTACCTAACGCTAAAGTGGTCGATTATTCTGCAATAGCGACAGCTTGCGGCTACCCAAAAGCCCATTCTTATTCCGAACTCTCGGATTTAGAGGTCGGAATGCCAGAAATACTTGCGAAGGAGGGGCCCGTATTCATTCATCTCAAGGTAGCACCAACAATTGAAAATACTCCAATCGGTCAGCGCAAACCATGGAACAACAGGGATAGGGTAAAAGTAGTTCAAGATGTTAGAGGAGAGTTAGTTGGTATCTAA
- a CDS encoding thiamine pyrophosphate-binding protein gives MAETEDVLSPETVHQKFKEHGVTHVIWLPDSETNFLFTLLNGDPDLHMVGVGREGNAAAVAAGLYTGGAKPVVLIQNTGLMESGDSIRGWLKSLKIPCVMMVGYRGYTRHGVTTDTAADFTEPFLNAFQIKYYLVESDRDADRISVAFDECEKVNGPVAVLVADEFHGFNR, from the coding sequence ATGGCAGAAACTGAGGACGTGCTAAGCCCGGAAACGGTGCATCAGAAATTCAAAGAACACGGCGTAACGCATGTAATCTGGTTGCCAGACAGTGAAACCAATTTTCTTTTTACGCTACTTAATGGTGACCCAGATTTGCACATGGTTGGTGTCGGACGTGAGGGAAATGCAGCCGCAGTCGCCGCAGGACTCTACACCGGCGGTGCCAAGCCAGTAGTATTAATACAAAATACCGGCCTTATGGAGTCTGGTGACTCGATACGTGGATGGCTGAAGAGCCTTAAAATTCCATGTGTAATGATGGTAGGCTATCGTGGCTATACTCGGCATGGAGTTACCACTGACACTGCAGCAGATTTTACAGAACCATTTCTTAATGCGTTTCAAATAAAATATTATCTCGTGGAGAGTGATCGTGATGCAGATCGCATTAGTGTTGCTTTCGATGAATGTGAGAAAGTTAATGGCCCAGTTGCTGTGCTGGTTGCTGATGAATTTCACGGTTTCAATAGATAA
- a CDS encoding DUF938 domain-containing protein, whose amino-acid sequence MNCRTTPAGDRNTKPITEALRPVFSSSTGHVLEIGSGLGQHAAAFATAFPRLNFWPTDPNPYHRASIDDWRKTLALPNLRPARSLDLLSANWQLNITDGVPAAKFSAMICINVLHISPMALTEGLLLHAGKLLEPEGLLYIYGPFKINDTHTAPSNSDFDVYLQHQNPEWGLRDIALLEKTAASGSLSLTKITQMPANNLSLFFNRI is encoded by the coding sequence ATGAATTGCCGCACCACACCTGCCGGAGACCGGAATACAAAACCAATTACAGAGGCCCTACGACCAGTCTTTTCGAGCTCCACTGGCCATGTTTTGGAAATCGGTTCGGGTTTAGGCCAACATGCGGCAGCCTTTGCAACAGCCTTTCCCAGGCTAAATTTTTGGCCAACAGACCCCAATCCATATCACCGTGCTAGCATCGATGACTGGCGAAAAACACTTGCCCTCCCGAATTTACGACCTGCCCGATCGCTTGATCTGTTATCCGCTAATTGGCAACTTAACATCACTGATGGCGTTCCTGCAGCAAAATTCTCGGCAATGATTTGTATAAATGTACTACACATTTCCCCCATGGCCCTGACGGAGGGGCTTTTACTACATGCCGGCAAACTGCTAGAGCCAGAAGGCCTTTTATATATTTATGGCCCATTTAAAATTAATGACACGCATACAGCACCGAGCAATAGCGATTTCGATGTTTACCTTCAACATCAAAATCCTGAATGGGGTTTGAGAGATATTGCACTACTTGAGAAAACAGCTGCGTCTGGCAGCCTCTCTCTCACTAAAATTACGCAAATGCCCGCGAATAACTTGTCTCTTTTTTTTAACCGTATTTAG